The following coding sequences are from one Formosa haliotis window:
- a CDS encoding TonB-dependent receptor, translated as MKLKLSVCFILLSTLFYAQENFTVSGTVKDFANGESVFGASVYLENTSTGTITNAYGFYSISAPKGTYKLVVSYLGYITISKDIELNSNQNISFELEEDTTTLDEVVITAEESEKANIRDPQMSVSVIKSATIKAIPAVLGEVDLVKSIQMLPGVTNNGEGSNGFNVRGGATDQNLVLLDEAIIFNESHLFGFFSVFNADVVKDIKLYKGNIPANYGGRVSSVLDIRQKEGNSKNFDLSGGIGLISSRLAAEAPLFKNKGSFIVAGRTSYAHLFLKLADQDNTAYFYDLNAKINYEINQNNRLYLSGYFGRDILNFDDAFKNSYGNSTFNLRWNHVFNDKLFSNLSFIYGDYDYGLELNFIGLDWRSSIKNFNFKYDFKYYLNNNTTIDFGASAITYNFNPGEVKPTDENSAINEDILDKKRAVESGLYVNAEHKFSERLNVQVGLRFSLFNRLGGQPMATYLNDQPVVYNEELGIYEEGIKTGEIDYERGKTIADFSNFEPRLGLAYQLSNSSSIKLGFSRIAQYLSLLSNTSNATPLDVWTPSGTYVNPQMANQYSAGYFKELQNGMFSIETEVYYKTVDNRIDYIDGSNLIANNNIETQILEGESKAYGLEILFRKNKGRFTGWFAYTLSKSEQRTPGGKAGGPGINKGEWYNTPYDRTHDISVTGTYKMTDKWSFSSNFIFQTGRPVTYPVGQYEYEGLSIANYDSRNANRLPSYNRLDIAATYKPNNKPDARWKGEWVFSIYNVYDRKNAASISFGQNLETGVNEATRTAIFGIVPSVTYNFKF; from the coding sequence ATGAAACTTAAACTTAGCGTTTGCTTTATTTTATTAAGCACTCTATTTTATGCGCAAGAAAATTTTACGGTAAGCGGAACTGTAAAAGATTTTGCGAATGGAGAATCGGTTTTTGGAGCCTCGGTATATTTAGAAAACACAAGTACAGGAACCATTACCAATGCTTATGGATTTTATTCTATTTCTGCGCCCAAAGGAACCTATAAACTCGTGGTTTCGTATTTGGGTTATATAACTATTTCAAAAGACATTGAGCTTAATTCAAATCAAAATATATCTTTTGAATTAGAGGAAGATACCACCACTTTAGACGAGGTTGTTATTACCGCAGAAGAATCTGAAAAAGCGAATATAAGAGATCCACAAATGAGTGTTTCTGTAATTAAAAGTGCAACAATTAAAGCTATTCCTGCCGTTTTAGGAGAAGTCGATTTGGTTAAATCTATTCAAATGTTGCCTGGGGTTACCAATAATGGAGAGGGATCCAACGGATTTAATGTTAGGGGTGGAGCAACAGACCAAAACTTGGTGCTTTTAGACGAGGCTATCATTTTTAATGAGTCGCATTTATTCGGTTTTTTCTCGGTCTTTAATGCCGATGTGGTTAAAGATATTAAATTATATAAAGGTAATATTCCTGCCAATTATGGTGGTCGCGTGTCTTCAGTGCTCGATATTCGCCAGAAGGAAGGGAATAGTAAAAACTTCGATTTAAGTGGCGGAATTGGTCTTATTTCAAGTCGACTTGCAGCAGAGGCTCCGTTATTTAAAAACAAAGGGTCGTTTATTGTAGCTGGACGAACATCTTATGCACATTTATTTTTAAAGTTGGCCGACCAGGATAATACAGCTTATTTTTACGATTTAAACGCAAAAATTAACTACGAGATTAATCAAAATAACAGATTGTATTTATCGGGGTATTTCGGACGTGATATTTTAAATTTCGATGACGCCTTTAAAAATTCTTATGGAAATAGCACTTTTAATTTGCGATGGAATCATGTCTTTAACGATAAACTATTTTCTAATCTTTCCTTTATTTATGGCGATTATGATTATGGTTTAGAACTTAATTTTATAGGATTAGATTGGCGTTCTAGTATTAAAAATTTCAACTTTAAATACGATTTTAAATATTACCTAAATAACAATACAACCATCGATTTTGGTGCTAGCGCAATTACCTATAATTTTAATCCAGGAGAAGTAAAACCCACCGACGAAAATTCTGCCATTAATGAAGATATTTTAGATAAAAAACGTGCTGTAGAAAGCGGTTTATATGTAAATGCTGAACATAAGTTTTCCGAAAGACTAAATGTACAAGTAGGCTTACGTTTTAGTCTTTTTAATCGCTTAGGGGGTCAGCCAATGGCGACTTATTTAAACGATCAGCCGGTGGTTTATAATGAAGAATTAGGGATTTACGAAGAAGGTATTAAAACAGGAGAAATAGATTATGAAAGAGGTAAAACTATTGCTGATTTTTCAAACTTTGAGCCACGTTTAGGTTTGGCCTATCAGCTTTCTAATTCATCTTCAATAAAATTAGGATTTTCTAGAATTGCACAATATTTAAGCTTGCTTTCTAACACGAGCAACGCCACACCTCTAGATGTCTGGACACCTAGCGGAACCTATGTAAATCCGCAAATGGCCAATCAGTATTCGGCAGGCTATTTTAAAGAATTACAAAATGGTATGTTTTCTATAGAAACTGAAGTGTATTACAAAACAGTAGATAATAGGATTGATTATATAGACGGATCGAATTTAATTGCCAATAACAATATAGAAACTCAAATTTTAGAAGGAGAATCTAAAGCCTATGGTTTAGAAATTTTATTCAGAAAAAATAAAGGAAGATTCACAGGGTGGTTTGCCTACACCTTGTCAAAATCAGAACAAAGAACTCCGGGAGGCAAAGCTGGTGGACCGGGAATTAATAAGGGAGAATGGTATAATACACCATACGACAGAACTCACGATATTTCGGTAACAGGAACCTATAAAATGACAGATAAATGGAGTTTTAGTAGCAACTTTATTTTCCAAACTGGGCGCCCGGTTACCTATCCTGTAGGGCAATACGAGTATGAAGGCTTGTCTATTGCTAATTACGATAGCCGTAATGCCAACAGATTACCATCGTATAATAGGCTAGATATTGCTGCAACTTATAAACCAAATAATAAGCCAGATGCTCGTTGGAAAGGCGAGTGGGTTTTTAGTATTTACAATGTGTACGACAGAAAAAATGCAGCCTCAATTTCTTTCGGTCAGAATTTAGAAACAGGGGTTAATGAGGCTACCCGTACCGCAATTTTTGGTATCGTTCCTTCTGTAACGTATAATTTCAAATTTTAA
- a CDS encoding DUF4249 domain-containing protein: protein MKKYIYISLISVLSVFTACTDVIDVDVPTADPRLVIEASIDWEKGTLGHEQTIKLSTTTPYFETDTPNAVTGAQVSVTRLSNNQVFEFSDNNDGTYTTTVFEPALNEEYTLNVIYENETFTATETLRPTTSFTNVSQSLGGGFFPDELEVNVYWNDPADETNFYILKFLQQGERFPRLVDISDEFLNGNEIHIFYEKNDTDEGFEPGDVVDINLYNVSERYYNYIQLLNSQSGSGNPFAPTPVELRGNCINITNADNYPYGYFRVTQTDKASYTFVEE, encoded by the coding sequence ATGAAAAAATATATTTACATCAGTTTAATTAGTGTTTTAAGCGTTTTTACAGCTTGTACAGACGTTATAGATGTCGATGTACCTACAGCAGATCCTAGGCTTGTTATAGAAGCTTCTATAGATTGGGAAAAAGGTACTTTAGGTCATGAGCAAACCATAAAGCTAAGCACAACAACGCCATATTTTGAAACCGATACACCTAATGCTGTTACCGGAGCTCAAGTTAGCGTTACGCGTTTAAGTAATAATCAAGTTTTTGAATTTAGCGATAATAACGACGGTACTTATACCACTACTGTTTTCGAGCCTGCATTAAATGAAGAATACACACTTAACGTAATTTATGAAAACGAAACCTTTACAGCTACAGAAACGCTGCGTCCAACAACCTCTTTTACTAATGTAAGCCAGTCGTTGGGAGGTGGATTTTTTCCGGATGAATTAGAAGTTAATGTATATTGGAATGATCCTGCCGATGAAACAAATTTCTATATTTTAAAGTTTTTACAACAAGGTGAAAGGTTTCCGAGATTAGTAGATATTTCTGATGAATTTTTAAATGGAAATGAAATTCATATTTTTTATGAAAAAAACGATACAGACGAAGGTTTTGAACCAGGAGATGTTGTAGATATTAATTTATACAATGTTTCCGAGCGGTATTACAATTACATTCAATTGCTAAACAGCCAATCGGGATCTGGAAATCCGTTTGCACCAACACCTGTAGAATTACGCGGAAATTGCATAAATATTACTAATGCAGATAACTATCCGTATGGATATTTTAGAGTGACACAAACCGATAAAGCAAGCTATACATTTGTTGAAGAATAA
- a CDS encoding OmpH family outer membrane protein → MKKISLLVISLITMASCQQTQKIGFVDNSKLVNEYQEKIDVEAKYKALIEASNKSTDSLAQLFQAEYLEFQNQAATMGQEKAQERYQELGRKQQALQQQIQMKEQQISADSQKEIDSLISKVRKFVKNYGKSNSYDFILGSNEAGSVMYGKEGDDLTETLVKALNDSYKK, encoded by the coding sequence ATGAAAAAAATATCCTTATTAGTAATTTCATTAATTACTATGGCTTCTTGTCAGCAAACCCAAAAGATCGGATTTGTCGACAATTCTAAATTGGTAAATGAATATCAAGAAAAAATTGATGTGGAAGCCAAATACAAAGCTTTAATAGAGGCCTCTAATAAATCTACAGATAGTTTAGCGCAATTATTCCAAGCCGAATATCTAGAATTCCAGAATCAAGCAGCTACTATGGGGCAGGAGAAAGCTCAAGAGCGTTACCAAGAATTAGGGAGAAAGCAACAAGCTTTACAGCAGCAAATTCAAATGAAAGAACAACAAATTTCTGCGGATAGCCAAAAGGAAATTGATTCATTAATTTCAAAAGTAAGAAAATTCGTAAAAAATTATGGAAAATCAAATTCCTATGATTTTATCTTAGGAAGTAATGAAGCGGGAAGCGTCATGTATGGAAAAGAAGGTGACGATCTTACCGAAACACTTGTAAAAGCTTTAAACGATAGCTACAAAAAATAA